A part of Aegilops tauschii subsp. strangulata cultivar AL8/78 chromosome 2, Aet v6.0, whole genome shotgun sequence genomic DNA contains:
- the LOC109769348 gene encoding probable cystathionine gamma-synthase 2, whose translation MARSSSPLVNKASPTEQHRLLRARRSSKRVTALSPVALLDATLPGAEHLVPVLQQDDTSVVAAATAPKRDATLSDETLAVHAGEKMGKNGAMDTDSIATPIVSGTTHWFKSSGDLIAFKEGRRHSFEYGRYGNPTVKVLEDKISALERAESMLVTSSGMNAIVATLLALVPPGAGHVVTTTECYSEARAFIRDKLSKMGIKVTFVELNDMETLKAVLDMGDVTLFYTDSPSNPHLKCIDIKLVAELCHRKGALVCIDSTLASPINQKPLTLGADVVVHSATKYIAGHHDVIAGCISGSETLISRIRAWHHDLGGAISPDSAYMIIRGLKTMGLRVETQNRTALRMARLLENHPKIERVYYPGLLSSPWHDIAKSQMTGFGGVISFEVASDLHGIMRFIDALEIPFIATSLGGCESLVQQPAVMSFWGQSYEEKANNGIKDNLVRLIFGIEKFEDLKDDILQALEKI comes from the exons ATGGCGCGGTCGTCGTCTCCTCTCGTCAACAAGGCTTCGCCCACCGAGCAGCACCGCCTGCTCCGTGCTCGCCGTTCTTCAAAGCGTGTCACCGCTTTGAGCCCGGTGGCGCTCCTTGATGCCACCCTCCCTGGCGCTGAGCACCTTGTGCCGGTGTTGCAGCAGGATGACACCAGTGTCGTCGCTGCCGCCACGGCTCCGAAGCGAGATGCTACTCTCTCAGACGAGACCCTGGCGGTTCACGCCGGGGAGAAGATGGGGAAGAACGGCGCCATGGACACCGACTCGATTGCGACACCTATTGTGAGCGGCACGACACACTGGTTCAAGAGCTCGGGCGACCTCATTGCGTTCAAGGAAGGCCGGCGCCACAGCTTCGAGTATGGCCGCTATGGCAACCCTACTGTGAAGGTCCTGGAGGACAAGATCAGTGCGCTTGAGAGGGCTGAGTCGATGCTTGTCACGTCCTCAGGCATGAACGCCATCGTCGCCACGCTGCTCGCACTCGTGCCGCCCGGCGCTGGCCACGTGGTGACCACGACCGAGTGCTACAGCGAGGCTCGGGCCTTCATCCGCGACAAGCTCTCCAAGATGGGCATCAAGGTGACATTCGTTGAGCTGAACGACATGGAGACACTCAAGGCCGTTCTTGACATGGGCGAC GTGACACTCTTCTATACCGACTCTCCGTCGAACCCCCATCTCAAGTGCATCGACATTAAGCTCGTCGCGGAGCTGTGCCACCGGAAAGGGGCTCTTGTGTGCATCGACAGCACCCTCGCCTCGCCCATCAACCAGAAGCCGCTCACCCTCGGGGCCGATGTCGTCGTGCACTCTGCCACAAAGTACATCGCCGGCCATCACGAC GTCATCGCGGGATGCATTAGTGGCTCAGAGACGCTCATCTCCAGAATACGCGCCTGGCATCACGACCTCGGCGGCGCCATAAGTCCG GACTCAGCCTACATGATCATACGCGGCCTCAAGACGATGGGACTACGTGTGGAAACACAAAACCGCACTGCATTGCGGATGGCGCGCCTGCTCGAGAACCATCCGAAGATCGAGCGAGTGTACTACCCTGGGCTTTTGAGCAGCCCGTGGCACGACATTGCCAAGAGCCAGATGACCGGTTTCGGCGGCGTCATCAGCTTCGAGGTAGCCTCGGATCTGCATGGCATCATGAGGTTCATCGATGCGCTAGAGATACCCTTCATTGCAACATCACTCGGAGGGTGTGAAAGCCTCGTGCAGCAGCCGGCAGTCATGTCCTTCTG GGGTCAGAGTTACGAGGAAAAGGCAAATAATGGGATCAAGGACAACTTGGTGAGGTTAATCTTCGGGATTGAGAAGTTTGAGGATCTCAAGGATGACATTCTCCAAGCACTGGAGAAGATTTAG
- the LOC109769349 gene encoding cystathionine gamma-synthase 1, chloroplastic-like, whose product MARSSSPLVNKASPTEQPRLLCTRRSSKRVTALSPEALLDATLAGVEQQDDAGVIAAATALKRDATLSDETLAVHAGEKMGKNGAMDTDSIATPIVSGTTHWFKSSGDLVAFKEGRRHSFEYGRYGNPTVKVLEDKISALERAEGTLVTSSGMNAIVATLLALVPPGAGHVVTTTECYSEARAFIRDKLSKMGIKVTFVELNDMETLKAVLDQGDVTLFYTDCPTNPHLKCIDIKLVADLCHRRGALVCIDSTLASPINQKPLTLGADIVVHSATKYIAGHHDVIAGCISGSEALISRIRAWHHDLGGAISPDAAYMIIRGLKTMALRVETQNQTSLRMARLLENHPKIERVYYPGLLSSPWHDIAKSQMTGFGGVISFEVASDLHGVMRFVDALEIPFIATSLGGCESLVQQPAVMSFWGQSDEEKAKNGIKDNLVRFSFGIEKFEDLRDDIIQALEKI is encoded by the exons ATGGCGCGGTCGTCGTCTCCTCTCGTCAACAAGGCTTCGCCCACCGAGCAGCCCCGCCTGCTCTGCACTCGCCGTTCTTCAAAGCGTGTCACCGCTTTGAGCCCGGAGGCGCTCCTTGATGCCACCCTTGCCGGCGTCGAGCAGCAGGATGACGCCGGTGTCATCGCTGCCGCCACGGCTCTGAAGCGAGATGCTACTCTCTCAGATGAGACCCTGGCGGTTCACGCTGGGGAGAAGATGGGGAAGAACGGAGCCATGGACACAGACTCGATCGCGACACCTATTGTGAGCGGCACGACACACTGGTTCAAGAGCTCGGGCGACCTCGTCGCATTCAAGGAAGGCCGGCGCCACAGCTTCGAGTACGGCCGCTACGGCAACCCCACTGTGAAGGTCCTAGAGGACAAGATCAGTGCCCTGGAGAGGGCCGAGGGGACGCTTGTCACGTCCTCAGGCATGAACGCCATCGTCGCCACACTGCTCGCGCTCGTACCGCCCGGCGCCGGCCACGTGGTGACCACGACCGAGTGCTACAGCGAGGCACGCGCCTTCATCCGCGACAAGCTCTCTAAGATGGGCATCAAGGTGACATTCGTCGAGCTGAACGACATGGAGACACTCAAGGCCGTTCTTGACCAGGGCGAC GTGACACTCTTCTATACCGACTGTCCGACGAACCCCCATCTCAAGTGCATCGACATTAAGCTCGTCGCCGATCTGTGCCACCGGAGAGGGGCTCTGGTGTGCATTGACAGCACACTCGCCTCGCCCATCAACCAGAAGCCACTCACCCTCGGGGCTGACATCGTCGTGCACTCCGCCACAAAGTACATCGCAGGACATCATGAC GTCATCGCAGGATGCATCAGTGGCTCTGAGGCGCTCATCTCCAGAATACGCGCGTGGCATCACGACCTTGGCGGCGCCATTAGTCCG GACGCAGCCTACATGATCATACGCGGCCTTAAGACGATGGCACTACGCGTGGAGACACAAAACCAAACTTCATTGCGCATGGCGCGCCTGCTCGAGAACCATCCCAAGATCGAGCGAGTGTACTACCCTGGTCTCCTAAGCAGCCCGTGGCACGACATTGCCAAGAGCCAGATGACTGGTTTTGGAGGAGTCATCAGCTTCGAGGTAGCCTCAGACCTGCATGGTGTCATGAGGTTCGTCGACGCCCTCGAGATACCCTTCATCGCGACGTCCCTCGGCGGGTGCGAAAGCCTCGTGCAGCAGCCGGCAGTCATGTCCTTCTG GGGTCAGAGTGACGAGGAAAAGGCGAAGAATGGGATCAAGGACAACTTGGTGCGGTTCAGCTTCGGGATTGAGAAGTTTGAGGATCTTAGGGATGACATTATCCAAGCCCTGGAGAAGATTTAG